The DNA window ATGCAGGATAAACGCCGAAGATCCTGACAAAGATTTTATGCCCTGCCCGGGAAAAATAAACCATGTGGTGATGTCCGGCGGGCCGGGAATAAGGGTTGATACTCACGTTTATTCCGGATATACAATTCCGCCGTTCTACGACAGCCTTATAGCAAAACTTATAGCTTCAGGCAGAGACAGGAAAGAGGCTATCGCCCGTATGAGGAGAGCTTTAAGGGAAACTATAATAGAGGGGATAAAGACAACGGTCCCGATTCATCAGAAGATTCTTGCAAACGAATATTTCCAAAGCGGGGAATTTGCAACCAACTTTTTGCCGAAATATATTTTAGGAACCTGAAAATAAAATACACGGAGATTCAAATGAAAGACGAAATAAAAAAAATAATAAATGAAAATGTTTCCACAAACGAAAAACTTCTTAACAACGGCTATTTGGCGGTAATTGAAGAAATGGCGCAAATAATCATTGACACATATTCTTGCGGAAAAAAGGTCATTGTTTTTGGTAACGGCGGTTCGGCAGCGGATGCCCAGCATTTTGCGGCGGAACTTGTTTGCAGGTTTGAGAAAAACCGCAGATCTCTTCCCGCCTTAGCGTTGACTACAAATACTTCCTCTTTAACTGCTATAGGAAACGATTACAGTTTTGAAGATGTTTTCAGCCGTCAGGTTGAAGGTTTGGCTGAGGAAGGAGATTTGGTGATAGGAATTTCAACTTCGGGAAACTCGCCAAACGTATTGAAGGCGTTAGATGTTGCTAAAGAGAAGAAAACCAGAACAATGGGTTTAACCGGAATAAAAGGCGGAAAATTGAAAAACAAGGCAGACGTATGTTTTTGCGCCCCGTCAACAGTAACCGGAAGAATTCAGGAATGCCATATATTGGTTATTCACGTATTATGTAAGCTTGTGGAGGATGCCCTTTTTGCTGAAAAATAGCTCTAATAGAAAAATACAAACCAGAAAAGCTCTCCAAAACATCATCAAG is part of the Elusimicrobiota bacterium genome and encodes:
- a CDS encoding D-sedoheptulose 7-phosphate isomerase; amino-acid sequence: MKDEIKKIINENVSTNEKLLNNGYLAVIEEMAQIIIDTYSCGKKVIVFGNGGSAADAQHFAAELVCRFEKNRRSLPALALTTNTSSLTAIGNDYSFEDVFSRQVEGLAEEGDLVIGISTSGNSPNVLKALDVAKEKKTRTMGLTGIKGGKLKNKADVCFCAPSTVTGRIQECHILVIHVLCKLVEDALFAEK